In the Longimicrobium terrae genome, one interval contains:
- a CDS encoding outer membrane beta-barrel protein, translating into MKKTFAIIAAAAALAGAQQASAQSVIPLSFEARLDAGVPTGDAGEFYNTGVGFGLRASLDLAPNFAVYGGYSRFTFDADDEGLTDAEAELEGFEVGGRVGLGTGGAVAAPYVLLGALFQDEQTGLEAGLGADYPVSWNLSVTPEVRYRTIDEFNYLTLGIGARVHF; encoded by the coding sequence ATGAAAAAAACTTTTGCGATCATCGCCGCGGCGGCCGCCCTGGCCGGAGCGCAGCAGGCTTCCGCACAGAGCGTGATTCCGCTTTCGTTCGAGGCGCGCCTGGACGCGGGTGTCCCCACCGGCGACGCGGGCGAGTTCTACAACACCGGCGTGGGCTTCGGGCTGCGGGCCTCGCTGGACCTGGCGCCCAACTTCGCGGTGTACGGCGGCTACTCGCGCTTCACCTTTGACGCGGACGACGAGGGGCTGACGGACGCCGAGGCCGAGCTGGAGGGTTTTGAGGTCGGCGGGCGCGTGGGGCTGGGCACCGGCGGCGCGGTCGCGGCGCCCTACGTGCTGCTCGGCGCGCTCTTTCAGGATGAGCAGACCGGGCTGGAGGCCGGCCTGGGCGCCGACTACCCCGTGAGCTGGAACCTGTCGGTCACGCCCGAGGTGCGGTACCGCACCATCGACGAGTTCAACTACCTCACCCTGGGCATCGGCGCGCGCGTCCACTTCTAG
- a CDS encoding phosphatase PAP2 family protein — MRREPVRALAGRAPSRREDFVSGVRDAVRGHRGIFPALVRFAARRWRILLALFAGVLLPLLGFGMLANDVMEHEGLFWDAPILHFVHDQSTPALDRFMLFMSAIGYAWGVVPAVPVLFIILMAYRRRGDALFFALAVGGAGLMNRGAKLFFRRTRPALWTSIAPETSFSFPSGHAMGSMALAAAVVALLWPTRWRWPAIVVGGAFTFLVGLSRVYLGVHYPSDVLAGWSASLAWVVGVSFVAYGRAAKPRPSATPTAELRNQQVAS; from the coding sequence GTGCGGCGCGAACCGGTGCGTGCGCTCGCGGGAAGAGCGCCGTCGCGGCGGGAGGACTTCGTGAGCGGAGTGCGCGACGCCGTGCGCGGGCACCGCGGCATCTTTCCGGCGCTGGTGCGGTTCGCGGCGCGACGGTGGCGCATTCTGCTGGCCCTGTTCGCGGGGGTGCTGCTTCCGCTGCTGGGCTTCGGCATGCTGGCCAACGATGTCATGGAGCACGAGGGATTGTTCTGGGACGCGCCGATTCTGCACTTTGTGCACGATCAGTCCACGCCCGCGCTCGACCGCTTCATGCTCTTCATGAGCGCCATCGGGTATGCGTGGGGCGTGGTGCCGGCGGTTCCGGTGCTGTTCATCATTCTCATGGCGTACAGGCGGCGCGGCGATGCGCTCTTCTTTGCCCTGGCCGTTGGCGGCGCGGGGTTGATGAACCGCGGCGCCAAGCTCTTTTTCCGCCGCACACGGCCCGCGCTGTGGACGTCCATCGCGCCGGAAACGTCGTTCAGCTTTCCCAGCGGGCACGCGATGGGGTCGATGGCGCTGGCCGCCGCCGTGGTGGCGCTGCTGTGGCCCACGCGGTGGCGGTGGCCGGCCATCGTCGTCGGCGGGGCGTTCACCTTTCTGGTGGGGCTGTCGCGCGTGTACCTTGGGGTGCACTATCCATCGGACGTGCTGGCGGGGTGGTCGGCGTCGCTGGCGTGGGTGGTGGGGGTGAGTTTCGTGGCGTACGGACGCGCCGCCAAGCCGCGCCCGTCCGCCACGCCCACCGCGGAGCTGCGCAACCAGCAGGTCGCCAGCTGA